The following proteins come from a genomic window of Mycolicibacterium rufum:
- the whiA gene encoding DNA-binding protein WhiA, translating into MTAEVKDELSRLVVNSVSARRAEVASLLRFAGGLHIVSGRVVVEAEVDLGIIARRLRKDIYDLYGYNAAVHVLSASGIRKNTRYVVRVAKDGEALARQTGLLDLRGRPVRGLPAQVVGGSVADAEAAWRGAFLAHGSLTEPGRSSALEVSCPGPEAALALVGAARRLGVSAKAREVRGADRVVVRDGEAIGALLTRMGAQDTRLTWEERRMRREVRATANRLANFDDANLRRSARAAVAAAARVERALEILGDTVPDHLAAAGSLRVAHRQASLEELGRLADPPMTKDAVAGRIRRLLSMADRKAKQDGIPDTESAVTPDLLEDA; encoded by the coding sequence ATGACAGCCGAGGTCAAGGATGAGCTCAGCCGGCTCGTGGTGAATTCGGTGAGCGCTCGCCGCGCCGAGGTGGCCTCGCTGCTGCGGTTCGCCGGCGGCCTGCACATCGTCTCCGGCCGGGTGGTGGTCGAGGCCGAGGTCGACCTGGGCATCATCGCGCGCCGGCTGCGCAAGGACATCTACGACCTGTACGGCTACAACGCCGCCGTGCACGTGCTCTCGGCCAGCGGCATCCGCAAGAACACCCGCTACGTGGTCCGCGTCGCCAAGGACGGGGAGGCGCTGGCGCGCCAGACCGGCCTGCTGGACCTGCGCGGCCGCCCGGTGCGCGGGCTGCCCGCCCAGGTGGTCGGTGGCAGCGTCGCCGACGCCGAAGCCGCTTGGCGGGGAGCGTTTCTCGCGCACGGCTCGCTGACCGAACCGGGCCGGTCCTCGGCGCTGGAGGTCAGCTGCCCCGGTCCGGAGGCCGCGTTGGCACTCGTCGGTGCGGCGCGGCGGCTGGGCGTGAGCGCCAAGGCCCGCGAGGTGCGCGGGGCCGACCGCGTGGTGGTGCGCGACGGGGAGGCGATCGGCGCGCTGCTGACCCGGATGGGCGCCCAGGACACCCGGCTGACGTGGGAGGAGCGGCGTATGCGCCGCGAGGTCCGCGCCACCGCGAACCGGCTGGCCAATTTCGACGACGCGAACCTGCGCCGGTCGGCGCGGGCCGCGGTGGCCGCGGCCGCGCGCGTCGAGCGGGCGCTGGAGATCCTCGGTGACACGGTGCCCGACCACCTGGCCGCCGCCGGCAGCCTGCGGGTGGCCCACCGGCAGGCCTCGCTGGAGGAGCTGGGCCGGCTGGCCGACCCGCCGATGACCAAAGACGCGGTGGCAGGCCGGATCCGGAGGCTGCTGTCGATGGCGGACCGCAAGGCCAAACAGGACGGCATCCCCGACACCGAGTCGGCGGTCACGCCGGATCTGCTCGAGGACGCCTGA
- the yvcK gene encoding uridine diphosphate-N-acetylglucosamine-binding protein YvcK, with amino-acid sequence MSPRIVALGGGHGLYATLSAARRITPHVTAIVTVADDGGSSGRLRSELDVVPPGDLRMALAALASDSPHGRLWATIIQHRFGGSGALAGHPIGNLMLAGLNEVLADPVAALDELGRILGVKGRVLPMCPMGLSIEADVVGLESDPRVSRAIRGQVAIATTVGKVRRVRLLPGDPPATHQAVDAIMNADLVVLGPGSWFTSVIPHVLVPQLVAALRATSARRALVLNLVAEPGETAGFSVERHIHVLAQHAPDFTVGDIIVDSSRVPSDREREQLRRTATILDARVEFADVCRPGTPLHDPARLAAALEGVLQRGVTPTGRPQAVPTPTVNGPRGDDPWR; translated from the coding sequence ATGAGCCCGCGCATCGTCGCCCTCGGCGGAGGGCACGGGCTCTATGCCACCCTGTCGGCGGCACGGCGGATCACCCCGCACGTCACCGCGATCGTCACCGTCGCCGACGACGGCGGTTCCTCGGGACGGCTGCGCAGCGAACTCGACGTGGTGCCTCCCGGCGATCTGCGAATGGCGTTGGCGGCGTTGGCTTCCGACAGCCCGCACGGTCGGCTGTGGGCCACCATCATCCAGCACCGCTTCGGCGGCAGCGGCGCGTTGGCCGGGCACCCCATCGGCAACCTGATGCTCGCCGGGCTCAACGAGGTCCTCGCCGATCCGGTCGCCGCGCTCGACGAGCTGGGCCGCATCCTCGGCGTCAAGGGCCGGGTCCTCCCGATGTGCCCGATGGGTCTGAGCATCGAGGCCGACGTCGTCGGCCTGGAATCCGATCCGCGGGTGAGCCGCGCGATCCGCGGCCAGGTCGCGATCGCCACCACCGTCGGCAAGGTGCGCCGCGTGCGGTTGCTGCCCGGTGATCCGCCCGCCACGCACCAGGCGGTCGACGCGATCATGAACGCCGACCTGGTGGTGCTCGGGCCCGGCTCGTGGTTCACCAGCGTGATCCCGCATGTGCTGGTGCCCCAGCTGGTGGCCGCGCTGCGGGCCACCTCGGCGCGGCGGGCGCTGGTGCTGAACCTGGTCGCCGAGCCGGGGGAGACGGCCGGGTTCTCGGTGGAACGGCACATCCACGTGCTGGCCCAGCACGCGCCGGACTTCACGGTGGGCGACATCATCGTCGACTCGTCGCGGGTGCCCAGCGACCGGGAGCGGGAGCAGTTGCGCCGCACCGCGACGATCCTCGATGCCCGCGTCGAGTTCGCCGACGTGTGCCGACCTGGTACACCTTTACATGACCCGGCGAGGTTGGCGGCGGCACTGGAGGGTGTTCTGCAACGGGGCGTGACACCCACGGGGAGGCCGCAGGCGGTGCCCACACCGACAGTGAACGGACCGAGAGGTGACGACCCGTGGCGATGA
- the rapZ gene encoding RNase adapter RapZ, producing MTEAGMHTESGGIDVVLVTGLSGAGRGTAAKVLEDLGWYVADNLPPELIARMVDLGLAAGSRITQLAVVMDVRSRGFTGDLDGVRSELAARDIAPRVVFLEASDDILVRRYEQNRRSHPLQGNQTLAEGIAAERALLAPVRAAADLVIDTSSLSVHGLRESIERAFAAESVANTNVTVESFGYKYGLPMDADTVMDVRFLPNPHWVDNLRPHTGQHADVRDYVLGQPGAVEFLDSYHQLLDVVIDGYRREGKRYMTVAIGCTGGKHRSVAMAEALAERLQDAALTVRVLHRDLGRE from the coding sequence ATGACAGAAGCGGGCATGCACACCGAATCCGGCGGTATCGACGTGGTCCTCGTGACGGGGCTCTCGGGTGCGGGTCGCGGAACAGCGGCGAAGGTCCTCGAGGATCTGGGCTGGTATGTCGCGGACAACCTGCCGCCGGAGCTGATCGCGCGGATGGTCGACCTCGGCCTGGCCGCGGGGTCGCGGATCACCCAGCTGGCGGTCGTGATGGACGTGCGGTCCCGCGGGTTCACCGGTGACCTGGACGGGGTGCGCAGCGAGCTGGCGGCGCGCGACATCGCTCCGCGCGTGGTGTTCCTCGAGGCGTCCGACGACATCCTGGTCCGGCGCTACGAGCAGAACCGGCGCAGTCACCCGCTGCAGGGCAACCAGACGCTCGCGGAAGGGATCGCGGCCGAGCGCGCCCTGCTGGCCCCGGTGCGGGCCGCCGCCGACCTGGTCATCGACACCTCATCGCTGTCGGTGCACGGGTTGCGGGAGAGCATCGAACGGGCCTTCGCGGCCGAGAGCGTCGCCAACACCAACGTGACGGTCGAGTCGTTCGGCTACAAGTACGGGCTGCCGATGGACGCCGACACCGTCATGGACGTCCGGTTCCTGCCCAACCCGCACTGGGTGGACAATCTTCGTCCGCACACCGGCCAGCATGCCGATGTCCGCGATTACGTCCTCGGCCAACCCGGCGCCGTGGAGTTCCTCGACTCCTACCATCAGCTGTTGGACGTCGTGATCGACGGCTATCGGCGGGAGGGGAAGCGCTACATGACCGTGGCTATCGGCTGCACCGGGGGTAAGCACCGCAGTGTGGCGATGGCGGAGGCGCTCGCGGAGAGGCTGCAGGACGCGGCACTGACGGTGCGGGTGCTGCACCGGGATCTGGGTCGCGAATGA
- the uvrC gene encoding excinuclease ABC subunit UvrC: MPDPATYRPAPGSIPVEPGVYRFRDQHRRVIYVGKAKSLRSRLNSYFADLSGLAPRTRQMVMTAASVEWTVVTTEVEALQLEYSWIKEFDPRFNIRYRDDKSYPVLAVTLNEEYPRLKVYRGPRRKGVRYFGPYSHAWAIRETLDLLTRVFPARTCSGGVFKRHSQIDRPCLLGYIDKCSAPCVGRVSAEQHRQIVMDFCDFLAGKTDRLIREMEQQMNAAAEELDFERAARLRDNIGAMRRAMEKQAVVFGDGTDADVVAFADDELEAAVQVFHVRGGRVRGQRGWVIEKSGEPGESTLSYLVEQFLTQFYGDQVALDGAADEGGDESTNPVPKQVLVPVLPETSAELETWLSQLRGSRVSLRVAQRGDKRALAETVQRNAEQALNQHKLKRAGDFTARSAALQSIQDALGLEDAPLRIECVDISHVQGTDVVASLVVFEDGLAKKSDYRHYAIREAAGDGRSDDVASIAEVTRRRFHRHLRDTQQPGDLIAEGRSRRFAYPPNLFVVDGGAPQVNAAAAVLDDLGITDVAVIGLAKRLEEVWVPSEPDPVIFPRNSEGLYLLQRVRDEAHRFAISYHRSKRSKRMTASALDSVRGLGEHRRKALVTHFGSVARLRQATVEEITTVPGIGVATARAVLEALGVEFGAEPGGETADVGDSPPEPDAAVTVIDDDRSTVTG, encoded by the coding sequence GTGCCCGATCCAGCGACGTACCGACCCGCTCCCGGGTCCATTCCCGTCGAACCGGGTGTCTACCGTTTCCGCGACCAGCACCGCCGGGTGATCTACGTCGGCAAGGCCAAGAGTCTGCGCAGCCGGCTCAACTCCTACTTCGCCGATCTGTCGGGTCTGGCGCCGCGCACCCGCCAGATGGTGATGACCGCCGCGAGCGTCGAGTGGACGGTGGTGACCACCGAGGTCGAGGCGCTGCAACTCGAATACAGCTGGATCAAGGAGTTCGATCCCCGGTTCAACATCCGCTACCGGGACGACAAGTCCTATCCGGTGCTCGCGGTCACGCTGAACGAGGAGTACCCGCGGCTCAAGGTCTACCGCGGCCCACGCCGTAAGGGGGTGCGCTACTTCGGCCCGTATTCGCACGCCTGGGCCATTCGCGAGACCCTGGACCTGCTTACTCGGGTGTTCCCCGCCCGCACCTGCTCAGGGGGAGTATTCAAGCGGCACAGCCAGATTGACCGACCCTGCCTGCTGGGTTACATCGACAAGTGCTCGGCGCCGTGCGTCGGGCGGGTCAGCGCCGAGCAGCACCGCCAGATCGTGATGGACTTCTGCGACTTCCTCGCCGGCAAGACCGACCGGCTCATCCGGGAGATGGAACAGCAGATGAACGCCGCGGCCGAGGAGCTCGACTTCGAGCGGGCCGCCCGGCTGCGCGACAACATCGGTGCGATGCGCCGGGCGATGGAAAAGCAGGCCGTGGTGTTCGGTGACGGCACCGACGCCGACGTGGTGGCGTTCGCCGACGACGAGTTGGAAGCCGCCGTCCAGGTGTTCCATGTCCGGGGCGGACGGGTTCGCGGCCAGCGCGGCTGGGTCATCGAGAAGTCCGGGGAGCCGGGCGAATCCACGCTGTCCTATCTGGTCGAGCAATTCCTCACGCAGTTCTACGGCGATCAGGTCGCCCTCGACGGCGCCGCCGACGAGGGTGGCGACGAGAGCACCAACCCGGTGCCCAAGCAGGTGCTCGTGCCGGTGCTGCCCGAGACGTCCGCGGAACTGGAGACGTGGTTGTCCCAGCTACGTGGGTCACGGGTGTCGCTGCGGGTCGCCCAGCGCGGCGACAAACGGGCGCTGGCCGAGACGGTGCAGCGCAACGCCGAACAGGCGCTGAACCAGCACAAGCTCAAGCGCGCCGGCGACTTCACCGCGAGAAGCGCTGCGCTGCAGAGCATTCAGGACGCGCTCGGGCTCGAGGACGCGCCGCTGCGCATCGAGTGCGTGGACATCAGCCACGTGCAGGGCACCGACGTGGTGGCTTCGCTGGTGGTTTTCGAGGACGGCCTGGCGAAGAAATCCGACTACCGGCACTACGCGATCCGGGAGGCGGCGGGGGACGGACGCTCCGACGACGTGGCCTCGATCGCCGAGGTCACCCGCCGCCGCTTCCACCGCCATCTGCGCGACACCCAGCAGCCCGGCGACCTGATCGCCGAGGGGAGATCGCGACGTTTCGCCTACCCGCCCAACCTCTTCGTCGTCGACGGCGGCGCCCCGCAGGTCAACGCCGCGGCCGCAGTGCTCGACGATCTCGGCATCACCGACGTCGCGGTGATCGGCCTGGCCAAACGTCTCGAAGAAGTGTGGGTGCCGTCGGAGCCGGACCCGGTCATCTTCCCCCGCAACAGCGAAGGTCTCTATCTGCTGCAGCGGGTGCGCGACGAGGCGCACCGGTTCGCGATCAGCTACCACCGCAGCAAGCGCTCCAAGCGGATGACGGCCTCGGCACTGGATTCGGTGCGCGGCCTCGGGGAACACCGGCGCAAGGCGCTGGTGACCCACTTCGGCTCGGTCGCGCGACTGCGCCAGGCCACCGTCGAGGAGATCACCACGGTGCCCGGCATCGGAGTGGCCACGGCCCGCGCGGTGCTGGAGGCATTGGGCGTGGAATTTGGCGCGGAACCGGGTGGGGAAACGGCCGACGTCGGGGATTCACCACCCGAACCGGACGCGGCGGTGACGGTGATCGACGATGATCGAAGCACAGTGACGGGATGA